Part of the Spiroplasma endosymbiont of Poecilobothrus nobilitatus genome is shown below.
TAGATTTTTAATTTTGTAGAAAACTCTTGATGAAATAAAAAAAATCATCAATATGATAACTTTAAAAGAAAATTATATAAACTTTTAATATTGTTATTTAACTTTTTTATACGTTAAAATATAATACCGATGATTGTTGGTTTGGCGTTAAACCTTTATGCTGGTATTTTCATTTTCAGTGATTTAAATAATTTTGAATGTTCGTGAAACATAAGCCATGATAATGAATTAATGATTCTTTAAGATTTGATTGTAATTTACTAATTTTATTTAACTTCCGATAACTAGCATCAGGATTTGTACTAGTTTTAGTTGCTAATAAAATAGAATTTGTTTGTTTTGCTACTAATAAATATAATGGTTGCATGTCAGAAATAATAATTGAATTTTCTTTGATTAATTGTTTATTAATATTTTCAATAATTCACTGTTTTTGTAATCGTTTTGTGTTGGTTGATTTAACATAAATATTATTATTGCTATCAACAGCCATTTGAATACAACATTTAGTGTTGGTTGAAAATGAATCAAGATGAATTTTTCTTTTATCAAATTTATCTTTAAAATTACCTTTGTGGATTTCTTTAATAAATGTTTCATCGATTTTAATTTGGCCATTTAACGTTTTAAATTTTAATTGGGTGTTTTCTAATTGTTTTGATTTCATTATTTTTTGGCGATTATATCAAGCGGTTTTCGGTGATGTTTTAATAAAGTGGGAAATCATTTTACTAGATTGGCCTAATAATGAAATTTGAATCAATAAATTTCGCTGTTCTGGAATGGAAACACTTTTTAGGACACTTTTTATATAGACATTTGTTTTCTAAAAGTAACTGGAGATAAATAATTTAAACTGCCATGAATTCGAATATTGTTATATCAATGCACAAAATCAAAAAGTTCGTATTTTAATTGTGTTAAATTTTTAAATTTTTTACCCTTAATAAATTCAGTTTTAAAAGTTTTGTAAGTTGTTTCAGCCACAGCATTATCATAAGGGCAGCCTTTATTGCTTAATGATCTTTTAATATTAAAAGTTATTAAAATTT
Proteins encoded:
- a CDS encoding transposase; the protein is MIQISLLGQSSKMISHFIKTSPKTAWYNRQKIMKSKQLENTQLKFKTLNGQIKIDETFIKEIHKGNFKDKFDKRKIHLDSFSTNTKCCIQMAVDSNNNIYVKSTNTKRLQKQWIIENINKQLIKENSIIISDMQPLYLLVAKQTNSILLATKTSTNPDASYRKLNKISKLQSNLKESLIHYHGLCFTNIQNYLNHWKWKYQHKGLTPNQQSSVLYFNV